A region of Anopheles merus strain MAF chromosome 2R, AmerM5.1, whole genome shotgun sequence DNA encodes the following proteins:
- the LOC121590352 gene encoding translocon-associated protein subunit delta has protein sequence MVKFVIASAVLCCALGFAVASSCTNPEVKSNFYSTTDATIVSQIGFVTEFTLKCSNAGAEKLPLFAEVLGKLAPVVRIGENKYQVSWNEEIKKASSGSYAVRLFDEESYAAVRKAQRAGEDVQSVKPLTTVTVNFPGAYKGPWVNSEILATGLVGFVAYVAFTTRSKLMA, from the exons ATGGTTAAGTTTGTGATCGCATCGGCCGTGTTGTGCTGCGCGCTGGGTTTCGCCGTCGCCAGCTCCTGCACCAACCCGGAGGTGAAATCTAACTTCTACTCCACCACGGATGCCACGATTGTTAGCCAGATTGGGTTTGTAACGGAGTTCACGCTGAAGTGCTCCAACGCGGGAGCTGAAAAACTGCCCCTGTTCGCAGAGGTGCTTGGCAAGCTGGCTCCGGTTGTGCGCATCGGTGAAAACAAGTACCAG GTCAGCTGGAACGAAGAAATCAAGAAGGCCAGCAGCGGTTCGTACGCGGTTCGTCTGTTCGATGAGGAATCTTACGCTGCCGTGCGCAAGGCACAGCGTGCCGGTGAGGACGTGCAATCGGTGAAGCCGCTGACGACCGTCACCGTCAACTTCCCCGGCGCTTACAAGGGACCGTGGGTGAACTCGGAAATCCTGGCTACCGGTTTGGTCGGATTCGTCGCCTACGTTGCGTTTACGACGCGGTCAAAGCTGATGGCTTAA